In Solenopsis invicta isolate M01_SB chromosome 9, UNIL_Sinv_3.0, whole genome shotgun sequence, the sequence CACctctcaggtttctctctggTCCTACGAAAAAAGCCAGAATGACCACTATCGGACAACATGTGTATCTACAGTACATACATGAACACTGCTTGTCATTGATTCGACGAGTTATAGTAGACAACTGACTTACCGACGCTGCCCTCtagcatataattttatatgtagacTATGGCTTCGGTAAGTTAACCATCTACTATAACTCGTTGAATCAATGACGGGCAGAGAACAATTTCAGCTTTTTGGGCATAGCACTTTTTAGGTTATATGTCGTACGAGATCTTCGTACAAATGTTTCGAAAAATACGCATAACTTTATGGATATTCAACATAATCCTTCTAACTAATTAAATGTAGCGTCTTTTATTTCATGTAACAATCACTCTTGTGTAAATATCAGATCAATTATTAAGGCTCAATAATTCGGAATGATGACGCTACGTTTGTTTGACAATCAGGTGAGTCGCTTACAGATGTTACTTCTCTGAATAATGTAATCAGACATCCTATTTTCGGCAAGACATTCTCATTTTTTCCACATAATTATTTCACTATCTTGTCAAAAACATCTCGATTTTAAGTATTATcttgatgaaaaaattaattttgattaaaaatgttaagaagCCTATTACACTTCTCAAGATTTCATCTTCCATTATTGATCCTGAAATGCTATTcatattattcttataataacACTATTTTTGgtcaaaattcatttaaaattaagaactttttttatacttttctattTTAGGTTGCAAGGTATTAGaataacttcattattttaatactaacaaaatcttattaaatgccattttaagctatcaaaattttaaaacaaaaattgttctAACTTTGAATTAATACTTGGAtgaaaatttacttataaagttaaaaaatttatttacacttgaaaatattttactttttttgtactTTATAGATTACAGCATGTTAGAATAACTGAACAAACACTgttttaatgttacaaaatcttgttacaaattaaatgttattgtaaGGTACcaaaatttgaacaaattttaaattatcaaaatttttatgaaaattgtacTAATCTTGAATTAGcagagaagaaaatttataaaagaaattatttattaagaaattctataaattttttctattgtaTAGAATGCAAGAtattacaattcaattaaaataattgaattaaaacaattttaatataagcgaaattttattaaatattattttaagttatcaaaattttaataagctttGGAAATTGTACTAAACTTAAATTAGTATGTAAAAAACCATAATTGGCAAGCTGCTCTCTGGTAATACTCTAGCGACTATCCATAGCAGTACACTAGGATTAAAGCAAATGagaatactaaatatatatgaataattatattattttttgaaaataaaataaaaaataaaaataatattattcttgtGTTTATCTTTGCATCTTTATACCTATATTTCCATTAGTATAAAGTTGTGCTTTGAGTTAGAAAATATCTGGTCACATTATTTCTAAAACATATTGATACAATTTGCATGTATCAAGCTGACATTACTTATCatcattttaatgttaaaataacatcTTTGATGACatttgacatcaaaatgatcatAAATATCATCAACTTGCTACTTGAGTTGTCATGTTAAATGTAATTTAGCAACTTTAGTATTACACATTATCTATATTTCAGAATTATTCAATTCTGGATACCATGCCAAATATGCACAAAAAAAATGGCGAGATAGGAAGCTACAATTATCTGAGAGACTGTATCGGCAGTCTTGAGAATAAAAACTCTGAAGTTGTTTTAACGGCCACATCCACAAGTTCCCAAGGCACTGATTTGCAAGGGCACAGCTTGGATGTTAATTTGAATAGCATTGATCtcaatttgatgaaatttgatAGTTTATTGCTGCATAATGCCGAGGAGTCTGCAAAGAGCAAAGAggaaaaaacaagaaaagacAGACCAacagatattaatatttcacattcaaatcaatattttaacgcTACAAATCTGAGCTTTTCGAATTTTACAAATGATTCAAGCAAAGGATCAGATGAGGTAACGACAActgttaataataatgaatctTGTGTATTCAATAAAGATCAATGcttagaaagaaagaaaatagaaagcTACAATTGTCCTACCAAACCTgatacagaaaataatataaatacagtTTCTCATATTAATCAAGACAACAGTTGTATAAATCAAAATGTCACATCCAAGTtgaaacgtgaaataaaaattgataatctgGAGTTATTGGACGACGAACAGATTCAGAAATGCGAGCAATGCCTAATGACGTTCAGATATAAAAGACACTTGGATCGTCATTTGGAGGGTCATCAGAAAAATAATTGTCCTCATTGTAATGAAAAATTCGCCAGGCGAAAGCATCTGGACGTTCATCTGTTTCGCGCACATGGAGAACGGGTGGTTAGACATTCGCATTTATGCGACGTGTGTCCAAAAAGTTTTCCTAAACGTGCCCTACTAAACTGTCATAGAGCAAAACACAGTTATCAAAACGGTAAAGTGTGTTCGGATTGTGGAGATATGATAAATATGGATACGGACGAGAAGGAGCACAAGGAGAAGCACTGTAAGAAGAGGCAATTCAAGTGCCAGCGATGTTGGCAAACGTTCAGTATCGAGCAAACGTATCTATCTCACATTCAGAATCACGATAACTATAAATGCCCAAGCTGTGAAATTACTTTTGCGTCGAAGAAGAAGGCGCATGAACACTTTAGGGCGGTTCATGTATCAAAATTAAGCGAGCAAAAATCGACAAAcagtgaatattaaaatatattataaattggaggatttcttacaaaaatctacaaacaagtttaaaaaggaatttttttcagaaaaacttTTTATGTTTAAGCTGTTCATTATGTAAATATGATCATTTTTCTTTGGATAATAGATATAAGAACAATATTTTGAggatccatttaaaaaaaaaagataaatctttagatttgtttaattcttgcaggaattttaattttatactaccTATTTAGATTTATATTGCTTGATTCTtgtcaatacaaaatatttcaaggtGTGATAGAGTATTTGGAAaacaattgatttaaaaaaaaaatggatttgttAGTTTTTGTAGCAAAATCcttcaattattttgtattaatggGTCAATTCTTCtttcattatttatcatttaataacatttataggTTCATATTTTTGTGCCGATTGCAGAcacacatttataaaaaaagacgaTTATTTTCGACATTTGGAATCCGCGTTACATCTTAATAAAGTCAATAGAGATATACctataaaagcaatattttctTGTGCGATCTGTTCGAAAAAGTTAATTACGCAAAGAGCCCTGGATCAACATGTTAGACGCATTCACAAGGGCGCAAAGCGATTTGCTTGCAATATGTATGGGTGTACGTTTCAGTGTGCCAGAAGGACTGATCTGGATAGGCACAAACAGTTGCACATAGAAGAGCGAAATATCGTTTGTGAACATTGTGGCAAAATGTTTACTAGCGTCGGCATATTAAAGGATCATGTACTTTACATTCACAGTAAGGAGCGACAATTTATCTGCGAGGAATGTGGCAAGGCATTTAAGAGAAACAGCTTATTGAAAAGACATAAGTTGTCACATGAGCAGCATCGGCCATTTGCTTGTACACAATGTAGCACTGCGTTCAAACGTTCACATCATCTTACTCGTCACATGGAAACCTGTCACAAAATTACactggaaaaaaagaaaaaggtaaaGAAGAATTCTTGATAATTTTCTTTACACTTAAGATGTATACTatgcatatacagggtgtttcgtAAACAAGACAAATGGAAGAAATTTAAGGAGTGATTCtagatgataaaataagatCACAAATAACGAAATTGCAATTaagatttcatttttcttttattataaatgcttaaatttttaagtatatgtaTAGTGCCTAAAGcacataaatttttagacgtaattttaaaaaacaattaattaattgcaatcattattttttgtttttgtcttTATTCAGAATCACTCCTTAAATTTTCTGCCATTAGTTTTGAATACcctataatacatatatgttattataattttaaggtGGTAAAGCTCATGAAAACAAAAGACGGAAATCTTGTGCCAGTGCCAGATAAACCAAATAGACTGGAAACTAATAGATCCAAAATTGGAAGAAGACGCGAATCAATTACAAAGAATAAAGAGAGAGACTATTCAATTACAAATGTAGAAAAACAAACTGTAAATGTTAATTCACAACTGCAAACACAACCATTGTTAAATCCGGAGGAAACTTCTGAATGTCCAAACTTGTCATTGGAACTTACAAATTTATCTGTTGTCGATTCTATTCCACAAGTTCTTTCATTAGTAGATGTAAACACGGGACAAGTACTTACTGTAGAAATCACCAACAACTCAGAATTGTTACCTGCTAGTGAACTTGATCAATTTGGAACaaattgtaatgaaatattgaatttaCCAGATTATCAAGATATAGAATTTCAAAGTAGTCTTCTGAATACTGATCAAATGTATTATGACAATACAAGTTATTCGGAGATATCGCTGGAAAATATTGAAAGCTCGTTTCCACttgtaagtaataataataagatgGAAACGATAGAAAGCTATTTAACTCATGAATTTCCAGCATTTCTTAATATTTGAACATTTACACAACATATATGTTTATTGTTCAAAATGCAATATCATAGttgcttaaaatttaaaatatgccactatattattatattttactaaaatatgaaatttatttattttgttaatgaaGAAtgttaagttttataaaatatatttttttatactacagAATGTAatctaacattttattttaattttggaaataaataaatatacattttttcaaaatagataaattttattacctcatacaataacaaacattttaatatttttagagctATATTATATAAGTGTTATTGAGATGcaaacgtaaaattttattaaaatataagactGCATACACTAagttaatatgtatttaaaacttACTTGATAATGATAAGAGTGTATTATTAATAGCATTATTctatatttagtttaattttaaaatataaaaagcataATATCTcagcataaaattaaattctttatatttcctttgtacaaatgtaaaaaatctcttatatacaatatatatatatatatatatatatatatatatataaacttcttaaattttagcaaaagtTAACAAAACTTTTGTATTTTCCTATTACTTCCTTTATttgatgtatatatataaaataaaaataatagtaaaacatgagcatacatatatacaatattttcattttgcacatgtattatttgtgtaaactgtagaaaaaatcgaaaatttattcgatttcCATTTGTGCATtaagattaaaagaatttaatgtattgcgtttatatatttaattgaccATATGTATTCTAAAAAGAGtttatggaaataaaaaaaaatttacttaatttttaataatatattataaaaaaaataatacgtataTGTTTGAATCGTAAGATagtcattttatataattattgtttgtaacaaacaataaattctttgataaattCTATGTATGGTGTATATACACACgcatatatactatatatacatatataggatgtctcataaaaaataacaaagcgGTCATATGCAGGTAAAGCGGATTTAACCAAGTcgaaaagtcttataccattttgatTTTCATACTAGTTaacgaattattaatttataaatacagcCGAATTTACCTACCGCCAATGTAAACACGCAAAAAGACATGAGAAAACAGTTATGAAGTGAAAAGAGTGGCAATGAGTATTAACATcgatacatttcaatttcaaactCAAACCTACCTACAAATTCTTCACAGCACCTACATATGTTATGGCTCGTACTCAGAACGCGCTTATATTAGCGCGCGCGTTTTGTCCCCTCCACTCCATTCTTGTTTTCTGccgataaagatagaatgataTAATAACTAATTTTATGACAAGCATGTTCTGAATACAACCCTAAAACCGGTATTCACAATCGGACcttattttaaaactgtttcGAACAATGTcctaagatgctaatacggctatTATTGGTTGATGACGTattaaaatgatacttaaagcggtcttaaatataagaatcgactatgaaacctaaataatattatttatatcatatatacaggatcaaaaatattagacaccttatattttttaaaatatttttaaacgaaaagatttaaacagaaattaaaatataaattttatttttcaaaaatcctttaaacttatataaataatgttgtaTAACGTCAGTTAATTGAAAGGAAATAACATAAACAAAAGAGATTCCagttaaatgaagaaaatacagATGTCTAATACTTTTGGCAAAGGCTGTATATACACGCGTATATACAAgcagaaaagaatattttctgtatttatgCCTACCGTTTATTGGctcattaaatatgtttatattaaataattataagaatttataatactCAACTATATATTTCTGttactaatataaatttattttgcaccTCATTAACTTAGttcgtttttgtttttatcttagCTTTATACTCTTTTTCCCGTTTTCACGAAACAAATCTGTGTACGAGTATACCGCCGATGACAGCAGCAGACGCTCCAAGCAGAGTCCATAGAATTCCTTTAGCAATTTTCCTTTTATCTTCTATGTTTGTGTTGTTTGATAGTTTATCAGTATCTTTATTCACACCTAGCATTCtagcatataaatatttttccttcttattttcttttgaaatttttccttttaaacTTATCAATTCTGCTCGTATCGATTTTATGTCTGGTTCCAACTTATTTGCTTCAACGAACGCCATATAAGCCTTTGCATATTCTcctttgatttttaatatttttcctataaaacatattaatgatatatacatacaaacatatatatatatatatatatatatatatgtatatgcatgcacgcacacacacacacacatatatatacttgtattgcgtataaattaagaataacaattcCCATATAATAAAGCATTGCCATAAATTATTATGGCAACATAACGGCAACACAAATTTTGATGATGATTTCAAAGTTGTATCGTTGAAAACATAAATTCATcaacaaatgcaaatttaattgctatAATTCTGATAGAAACACATGGTGTTATCAGAACTGATATGATTGGCAAGCAGCATGGCAGTAACAATACAGATATGCTGCTGTCTAGGTAAAAGAAAGTTGActtgtttaaacaaaaataattaagcaagattcttttttattaccTTTTCTAAATAAGGCTTTCGTATTTGTTGGTTGATACTTCAGAACTAGATCTACATATTCTAAAGCTTGATGGTAGGATTCGGTTTCAATTAATGCAGCTGCCAAATTGTTGTACACCTTTATACTATCATCCAACAAAGCCTGTAGTTCTTTATCAGTAACCGGATGCGTTTCTTCGTTGCTATTccaatttgtattattatctaGCTGTAGATATTGTAATGCTCTTCGATAACACTGTATCGCAAAACTGAGGTCTTTGCGAATAAACCACCAATTTCCACGCTCGCGTTTCCTATTGCTGTAATCAGGGTTaggtaagttaatattttttaaaagctaaattgtgttaaaattaatagtttatcaaattaatttagttaaaattggcattaacattaaattaaaactataattaatcttgaaaaatattatttatattaaattaaaatgctgTAATTCTTACAAATTATATTGTGTGGACACACGTTtgtctatgtaaaagaaaacatacatttctacacatacacgcgcgcgaatgtatttttttcttttatataaataaatttttaacttgaaaaaaaaattaataagttaaaattatttatgtgtttaaaaataactgattaaagttaaaaattattaatctgttaattttaataagttggATATTAGATCAATATGTGAATGATGCAAGAGATAAGAAGTGCTATTTTTCAAAGTGaatattaatacttaaaatattcatattaattattaaatacatttgtcAGTTCTTTATAAGCAACATGATGATAAACTTATTTTGTCAGTTCTTTATAAGCAACATgatgataaaattattgtgaaatTCAGAAGGATATATAAGCTATATCATCTAATAGAAGACaatttctagtttgtatttttgtttctaaaattttatttttagtttctgcttaaaaaatgtatttaaaaaaatgagtgatttttctctaTGATTCGTAAATAAAACTATTACCCAATTTTTTTCCTTTGCTCAATACTTAAAGTTTCCATCTCAGGTTCATCTTCTATCATTTTCAATTCAACTGTGTATGTAATATTGGCGTTAGGTGGTATAGATTCTTTTCCCTGTGAGCCATAAGCAAATCTGGGATGAACTAGAATTTGAGTAATTTCGTCCAATTCCATCAATATAATAGTTAGGTCTAATCCCTGCAATTTGAACTTTTATATTGGACAAGATACTAAtagttgtaattaaaaataattaaagagtttccaaaaaccaaacaagttttttttttataatttgaatcaTGGCGACAAATTATTCTCTATCAGTAGTGTCATATCACAATTTTGTTTCAGCAAGAATCAAACAGAAAACgggcaaataaatataaaagcaatAATCCAATAAAActacagattttttatttttttagcaaGTTCTCAAAGTattaaacaaagtttaaaactttcttcttatacaataaatgtccggaaaaaaaattactatttatacaacgagaaataaaagaatgtttttattatgagtaacttgcaaaataaaaagtaaaaagttattgctttatactttaaacaatatttttcttatttttttatcattattaatattataaaatataaatgtgtaaaataagtATGATCATGACAAAAGAGTTGTATATCTGTCTTTTGTGCCAAAGATCCAAGATCAAATCTATCCAGATCAAATTTTTGATTGCATTACCATCTCTCATGGAAGGCAATGGCAAACCACTGAGAATATTTTTGCCAAAACAGTCACAATTATGCATGAGCGTACGTCAAATATAAACCacaatttttagttataaaagaCCGAATTAagagagaaataatattaagtataatggaataaattagtagtaaatataaaatttccgtaAGAACTAAATAAGTccaacagttaaaaaaaattttttttttatttttaaatgagtccgcaaaatatttattaaaacataaactttgtttttatatctCCTTTTTTATGTATCCAGAAAAAAGTTACCATATTTGAACAATAAACAGTTTGAAGATAAGAAGttctttattttctgaaaattcaatttgtttggtttttgtaagAAACCtttcaattataataacaattataataccTGTACTACTTCCAGATCTCCTATctgtattgttaaattatcgtaGTCTTCTACAACTGTATTATCATCGAGCACACCCGACATTTTTATCGTACATATATCGCCTTTGTGTGGCTTAACATTTTCTTTACCCTTctgtataacttttttcttcaaCTGACCGTTGCCAAGAATATCTAACCATCCATCATCATCATTATGTTCAGGATCCTTCTCTGGAGAGGATTGTTGAGGACTCATTGCAGAATCCTCGGAGTTGTTATCGGATTTAGATATCTTGTGAGGACCATCAGCCTGAAGTTCTTTCTCTGTTGTCTTACTTTCATCCAtcttaataagataaaaattacttctattacaatcaataaaataatgctgtaaagtatttttttacaagCATAATCTCGCACAAAGACTTtgcaaaaataaagtaataagcTACccataaaatactaaaatttttcaaagatctaaaaaatatttcaaaaaatgaaacattttataaagggtataaaatatatttctatatatgcAACATTTCTAAGATGTCTCTGAGAGTAAAATGTTTGTGATTCTTATACttgaaatcttgcataaaaattactgaaaacttttttaataaattttcaattttttgaaatattgccaaaaattattgaaatctttctgaaattACTGATTGTAATCACctgattataataaatttaaatattattatattatgaggatgcaagtattaaaaagttacagtaaaaaattatataaatataattagtgttttcattctacatttttaattatttgcatatgattaataaatgatttctgaaatatttaataaaaagcataGTATAAaagacaataatattttatttacataacattcTTGTCCACTTCTACTATaggtgaattttttaattcatcaattgatcaatcgcattatgcacaAATGCAACTTTGTTCTGTAAATGCTGCATTTGTACATAATACAATTGatcaattgataaattaaaaaacttgcctAATATAAACTTAACACATGTCACAAGCAAATTCAGAAAATTTTTGCTCGTCCAGTTAACGAAAGCAACAAAGCAAATTTTCTCTTTGGGTATGTTATTGAGCAGAAA encodes:
- the LOC105198887 gene encoding zinc finger protein 107: MMTLRLFDNQNYSILDTMPNMHKKNGEIGSYNYLRDCIGSLENKNSEVVLTATSTSSQGTDLQGHSLDVNLNSIDLNLMKFDSLLLHNAEESAKSKEEKTRKDRPTDINISHSNQYFNATNLSFSNFTNDSSKGSDEVTTTVNNNESCVFNKDQCLERKKIESYNCPTKPDTENNINTVSHINQDNSCINQNVTSKLKREIKIDNLELLDDEQIQKCEQCLMTFRYKRHLDRHLEGHQKNNCPHCNEKFARRKHLDVHLFRAHGERVVRHSHLCDVCPKSFPKRALLNCHRAKHSYQNGKVCSDCGDMINMDTDEKEHKEKHCKKRQFKCQRCWQTFSIEQTYLSHIQNHDNYKCPSCEITFASKKKAHEHFRAVHVSKLSEQKSTNSSYFCADCRHTFIKKDDYFRHLESALHLNKVNRDIPIKAIFSCAICSKKLITQRALDQHVRRIHKGAKRFACNMYGCTFQCARRTDLDRHKQLHIEERNIVCEHCGKMFTSVGILKDHVLYIHSKERQFICEECGKAFKRNSLLKRHKLSHEQHRPFACTQCSTAFKRSHHLTRHMETCHKITLEKKKKVVKLMKTKDGNLVPVPDKPNRLETNRSKIGRRRESITKNKERDYSITNVEKQTVNVNSQLQTQPLLNPEETSECPNLSLELTNLSVVDSIPQVLSLVDVNTGQVLTVEITNNSELLPASELDQFGTNCNEILNLPDYQDIEFQSSLLNTDQMYYDNTSYSEISLENIESSFPLVSNNNKMETIESYLTHEFPAFLNI
- the LOC105198888 gene encoding peptidyl-prolyl cis-trans isomerase FKBP8 isoform X2, encoding MDESKTTEKELQADGPHKISKSDNNSEDSAMSPQQSSPEKDPEHNDDDGWLDILGNGQLKKKVIQKGKENVKPHKGDICTIKMSGVLDDNTVVEDYDNLTIQIGDLEVVQGLDLTIILMELDEITQILVHPRFAYGSQGKESIPPNANITYTVELKMIEDEPEMETLSIEQRKKIGNRKRERGNWWFIRKDLSFAIQCYRRALQYLQLDNNTNWNSNEETHPVTDKELQALLDDSIKVYNNLAAALIETESYHQALEYVDLVLKYQPTNTKALFRKGKILKIKGEYAKAYMAFVEANKLEPDIKSIRAELISLKGKISKENKKEKYLYARMLGVNKDTDKLSNNTNIEDKRKIAKGILWTLLGASAAVIGGILVHRFVS
- the LOC105198888 gene encoding peptidyl-prolyl cis-trans isomerase FKBP8 isoform X1, which encodes MTITLHTSKMDESKTTEKELQADGPHKISKSDNNSEDSAMSPQQSSPEKDPEHNDDDGWLDILGNGQLKKKVIQKGKENVKPHKGDICTIKMSGVLDDNTVVEDYDNLTIQIGDLEVVQGLDLTIILMELDEITQILVHPRFAYGSQGKESIPPNANITYTVELKMIEDEPEMETLSIEQRKKIGNRKRERGNWWFIRKDLSFAIQCYRRALQYLQLDNNTNWNSNEETHPVTDKELQALLDDSIKVYNNLAAALIETESYHQALEYVDLVLKYQPTNTKALFRKGKILKIKGEYAKAYMAFVEANKLEPDIKSIRAELISLKGKISKENKKEKYLYARMLGVNKDTDKLSNNTNIEDKRKIAKGILWTLLGASAAVIGGILVHRFVS